One Astyanax mexicanus isolate ESR-SI-001 chromosome 3, AstMex3_surface, whole genome shotgun sequence genomic region harbors:
- the gmpr gene encoding GMP reductase 1, producing the protein MPRVDADLKLDFKDVLFRPKRSSLKSRSEVDLQRTFTFRNSKQTYNGIPIIAANMDTTGTFEMAQVLSKHMLFTAIQKHYSLEEWKTFAAEHPECLEHVAASSGSGKADLEKLCSILEAIPLVKYICLDVANGYSEHFVEFVRTVREKFPNHTIMAGNVVTGEMVEELILTGADIIKVGIGPGSVCTTRIKTGVGYPQLSAVIECADSAHGLKGHIISDGGCSCPGDVSKAFGAGADFVMLGGMLAGHDQCAGDVIEKDGKKFKMFYGMSSDTAMKKYVGGVAEYRASEGRTVQVPYKGDVENTIRDVLGGVRSTCTYVGAAKLKELSRRTTFIRVTQQSSQMFT; encoded by the exons ATGCCACGGGTGGACGCGGACCTCAAACTGGACTTTAAAGATGTCCTGTTCAGACCAAAGAGGAGCAGCCTCAAGAGCAGGTCAGAG GTTGACCTGCAGAGGACCTTCACATTCCGCAACTCAAAGCAGACCTACAATGGCATCCCAATCATTGCAGCTAACATGGACACCACAGGTACATTTGAGATGGCCCAGGTTCTGAGCAAG cACATGCTCTTCACCGCCATCCAAAAACACTACTCCCTGGAAGAGTGGAAGACGTTTGCTGCAGAACATCCAGAATGCTTAGAG CATGTGGCGGCCAGCTCAGGCAGCGGCAAGGCCGATCTGGAGAAACTCTGCAGCATTCTGGAAGCCATTCCACTCGTTAAGTACATTTGCCTGGATGTAGCCAATGGATATTCAGAGCACTTTGTGGAGTTTGTTAGAACTGTTCGGGAGAAGTTCCCCAACCATACCATCATG GCTGGAAATGTGGTGACAGGAGAGATGGTGGAGGAGCTCATTTTGACTGGAGCTGACATCATCAAAGTGGGCATCGGGCCAG GTTCTGTATGCACCACCCGCATCAAGACTGGAGTAGGTTATCCTCAGCTGAGTGCTGTTATTGAGTGCGCAGACTCGGCTCACGGACTAAAGGGACACATCATCTCT gatGGAGGCTGCAGCTGTCCTGGAGATGTTTCCAAAGCTTTTG GAGCAGGGGCAGATTTTGTCATGCTGGGAGGCATGCTGGCCGGGCATGACCAGTGTGCTGGTGATGTCATCGAGAAGGATGGGAAAAAGTTCAAGATGTTCTATGGCATGAGCTCGGACACAGCCATGAAGAAATATGTCGGTGGTGTGGCAGAGTACAG GGCGTCTGAGGGCAGGACAGTGCAAGTGCCCTACAAGGGTGATGTGGAGAACACCATCAGAGATGTCCTGGGCGGAGTGCGCTCCACCTGCACCTACGTAGGAGCAGCCAAGCTGAAGGAGCTCAGCCGCAGGACCACCTTCATCAGAGTCACACAACAGTCCAGCCAGATGTTCACCTAG